In Sphingomonas sp. PAMC26645, one DNA window encodes the following:
- a CDS encoding alpha/beta hydrolase, with protein MSVAVLESQRLRLIALVPENAVSVFDGFREFPRFGDMQQIAVRGRTAAERTAMAARIDAAVSISDRAVMFLAQGSACAAAAWWARLSPKSYTAKVSGALLVAPERTGLNRQGFASPKMVLPFPSIVVGADDETQRLGVEWGSRLIDGPLLTAAAAPTGRLRTIIERFTSAVVKRDVEAAYRILHAIGDG; from the coding sequence GTGTCTGTTGCTGTTTTGGAGAGTCAACGGCTGAGGCTCATCGCGCTGGTCCCCGAAAATGCTGTATCTGTCTTTGACGGGTTCCGGGAATTTCCGCGATTTGGCGACATGCAGCAGATCGCGGTTCGGGGCCGGACCGCTGCTGAGCGAACCGCAATGGCGGCGCGCATTGATGCCGCGGTGTCGATTTCCGATCGTGCAGTCATGTTCTTGGCGCAGGGCAGCGCTTGCGCGGCGGCGGCGTGGTGGGCGCGCCTGTCGCCGAAATCCTACACAGCAAAGGTCTCTGGCGCCCTGCTCGTGGCTCCCGAACGGACAGGCCTTAATCGTCAGGGTTTTGCGTCCCCAAAGATGGTTTTGCCCTTCCCATCGATCGTCGTCGGCGCGGATGACGAAACGCAGCGACTAGGCGTCGAATGGGGAAGTCGCTTGATCGATGGCCCGCTTCTGACGGCTGCAGCAGCGCCGACCGGTCGCCTGCGCACCATCATCGAACGCTTCACCTCCGCCGTCGTAAAGCGCGACGTCGAGGCGGCATATCGCATCCTCCACGCCATAGGAGATGGCTAG
- a CDS encoding outer membrane assembly lipoprotein YfiO: MLNATDRSCVLKTVNADPRWNRYALGTHHCEMGSMIRIALFLLLCASVLWSMPAKASSDIGCSASRKLSFAVYSGCDDTAMIGPRNDSRTNLILLMADLPGTARARGPAKPSIFLDAASLAPPFEQQDSLFSDGEGSRCRSNAAGTADFEAALRTNTKVPEPERVALIAARRGFQPDCAQGGTLGAMAGIKSEGGKSFAAYLDGAAAFYGADFDAATARFTALGTARDPWLRETARYMLGRVAVNRAQVDYYDEYGSPKETMKISPALLSDAETALRGYLKAYPKGAYFFSARGLLRRVYWLGQDRAKLEAEYAALLALPDSQRGIDAVSLAQEIDAKLLSSATADTLHEPTLLAVFDLMHMRSKSYDGEPCCTAISRAALEAQRAKFTGKPALFAYLLAVHAHFVAPQPGAVVRLLLDASKQADFSYIEFSRQMLRGIALDASGDRNARGFWIDLLAGAKRPAQRPLVELALAMHEERDHALVRVFAPDSPIRTPEIRETLLVYVADAKLLRQQAQAASAPDHERDVALFTLLYKEATRGSHRDFVRDVLLIHAGAPSDATYYDSFTSEHLATALFIKGTKLGDYGCPPLLETQRRLAESADDAKALICDGEFVRANGFDGSFLDSQPSADELGGSPSLYAGAPYSRLVTYQAVMASPKASPDDKAYALFRAVNCYAPGGSNACGGKGVDPVTRKAWFQRLKHDYPKSRWAQELHYYW, encoded by the coding sequence ATGCTGAACGCGACCGACCGATCCTGCGTCCTGAAGACCGTCAACGCCGATCCCCGCTGGAACCGATACGCTCTTGGCACACACCATTGCGAGATGGGCTCGATGATCAGGATAGCGCTGTTCTTGTTGCTTTGCGCGAGCGTGCTCTGGTCGATGCCGGCGAAGGCCAGCAGCGATATCGGCTGCAGCGCCAGCCGGAAGCTCAGCTTCGCGGTGTACAGCGGGTGTGACGACACCGCGATGATCGGCCCCCGCAACGACAGCCGGACCAATCTGATCCTGCTGATGGCGGATCTGCCCGGCACAGCGCGCGCACGGGGGCCCGCCAAGCCTTCGATCTTCCTGGACGCGGCGTCGCTCGCGCCGCCTTTCGAACAGCAGGACAGCCTTTTTTCCGATGGCGAAGGGTCGCGCTGCCGAAGCAACGCGGCCGGCACCGCCGATTTCGAAGCCGCGCTGCGTACCAATACCAAGGTGCCCGAACCGGAACGCGTTGCACTGATCGCTGCCCGGCGCGGCTTTCAGCCCGACTGCGCGCAGGGCGGCACACTCGGCGCGATGGCCGGGATCAAATCCGAGGGCGGCAAATCCTTCGCCGCCTATCTCGATGGCGCGGCGGCGTTCTACGGCGCCGATTTCGACGCTGCGACCGCCCGGTTCACAGCGTTGGGGACTGCACGCGATCCTTGGCTACGCGAGACGGCCCGCTACATGCTCGGCCGCGTCGCAGTGAACCGTGCACAAGTCGATTATTATGATGAATATGGATCGCCCAAGGAGACGATGAAAATCTCCCCGGCATTGCTCAGCGACGCCGAAACAGCCCTGCGCGGCTATCTGAAGGCCTATCCGAAAGGCGCGTATTTCTTCTCCGCGCGCGGCCTGCTCCGGCGTGTCTATTGGCTCGGTCAGGATCGTGCGAAGCTCGAGGCGGAATATGCCGCGTTGCTGGCATTGCCGGATTCGCAACGCGGCATCGACGCCGTCTCGCTGGCGCAGGAAATCGACGCAAAGCTCCTGTCGTCCGCCACCGCGGACACGCTGCATGAACCGACGCTGCTTGCCGTGTTCGATCTCATGCACATGCGCAGCAAGAGCTATGACGGGGAGCCTTGTTGCACGGCTATTTCGCGCGCGGCACTGGAAGCGCAGCGCGCGAAATTCACCGGCAAGCCAGCGTTGTTCGCCTATCTGCTGGCCGTGCACGCCCATTTCGTCGCGCCGCAGCCAGGCGCAGTCGTACGCCTCCTCCTGGACGCGTCGAAACAGGCCGACTTCAGTTATATCGAGTTCAGCCGCCAGATGCTGCGCGGCATCGCGCTGGATGCCAGCGGAGATCGCAACGCCCGGGGCTTCTGGATCGATCTGCTGGCGGGCGCCAAGCGCCCTGCGCAACGGCCGCTCGTCGAGCTGGCGCTGGCAATGCACGAGGAGCGCGACCACGCCCTTGTGCGCGTGTTCGCCCCGGACTCGCCGATACGAACGCCGGAGATTCGCGAGACCCTGCTCGTCTACGTCGCCGATGCGAAGCTGCTCCGCCAGCAGGCGCAGGCCGCGAGCGCGCCCGATCACGAGCGCGACGTCGCGCTTTTCACCTTGCTCTACAAGGAAGCGACGCGCGGTTCCCATCGCGACTTCGTCCGCGACGTGCTCCTCATTCATGCCGGTGCGCCCAGCGACGCGACCTACTATGACAGCTTTACGTCCGAGCACCTCGCCACGGCGCTCTTCATCAAGGGTACGAAGCTGGGCGACTATGGCTGTCCACCTCTGCTGGAGACCCAACGCCGCCTCGCCGAGAGCGCGGACGATGCCAAGGCCCTGATCTGTGACGGCGAGTTCGTCCGCGCGAACGGCTTCGACGGCTCTTTCCTGGATAGCCAGCCTTCAGCCGACGAACTCGGCGGCAGCCCGTCGCTCTACGCCGGCGCACCCTATTCGCGGCTGGTCACCTATCAGGCGGTGATGGCGTCGCCCAAGGCGTCCCCCGACGACAAGGCCTATGCGCTGTTCCGTGCCGTCAATTGCTACGCCCCGGGGGGATCGAACGCGTGCGGCGGCAAGGGGGTGGACCCGGTAACGCGCAAGGCCTGGTTCCAGCGCCTGAAGCATGATTATCCCAAGTCGCGCTGGGCGCAGGAGCTGCATTATTATTGGTAA
- a CDS encoding flavin reductase, producing MTGARKQAVPVSGARRFLEPGPVILISSLHDGGANIMTAGWHQILEFTPSLVSCLISSGNHSFEMIRESRECVINVPTTALTDTVVYRPHEIE from the coding sequence ATGACAGGAGCACGAAAACAGGCGGTGCCGGTCAGCGGGGCCAGGCGATTTCTGGAGCCTGGCCCGGTCATCCTGATCTCCTCGCTTCATGATGGTGGCGCGAACATCATGACAGCAGGCTGGCATCAAATACTGGAATTCACGCCGTCGCTGGTCAGTTGCCTGATCTCAAGCGGTAACCATAGCTTCGAGATGATCCGCGAAAGCCGAGAATGCGTGATCAATGTTCCGACCACCGCGCTCACCGACACGGTGGTGTACCGACCGCACGAGATCGAGTGA
- a CDS encoding DUF3142 domain-containing protein, with product MPLLLVPPLLLSAAPPQTPPDAPVDANRYDAFWLWAGVRPQPALDRANRIYLLQGAVVGGEEARLVAQRPATPHVAHAQLWMVLRVETLAWTPQIHAQLLAALERWHRAGNRVAGVQIDFDARTHHLASYAAFLKTLREALPTRYKLGITGLLDWSANGDPEGLDRLAGVVDEVVLQIYQGRRVIPGYSVYLAKLGRLKIPFRIGLLQGGEWSAPSGLSRNPKFQGYVVFLINR from the coding sequence TTGCCGCTGCTGCTGGTGCCACCGCTGTTGCTGTCGGCGGCCCCGCCGCAGACGCCGCCCGACGCACCCGTCGATGCGAACCGCTACGATGCCTTTTGGCTCTGGGCGGGCGTGCGGCCCCAGCCCGCGCTCGATCGCGCCAATCGAATCTACCTGTTGCAGGGCGCCGTCGTCGGCGGCGAGGAGGCGCGGCTGGTGGCACAACGGCCGGCCACTCCCCACGTCGCGCACGCACAATTATGGATGGTTCTACGGGTAGAGACGCTAGCCTGGACGCCGCAGATCCACGCGCAGCTGCTTGCCGCCCTCGAACGCTGGCATCGGGCGGGCAACCGGGTGGCCGGTGTCCAGATCGATTTCGACGCACGGACGCACCACCTCGCCAGCTACGCCGCTTTCCTGAAGACGCTGCGGGAAGCGCTTCCGACGCGGTACAAGCTCGGGATAACCGGCCTGCTCGACTGGAGCGCCAACGGCGACCCGGAAGGTCTCGATCGGCTCGCGGGCGTCGTCGATGAAGTGGTGCTACAGATCTATCAGGGCCGGCGCGTCATACCGGGGTACAGCGTCTACCTTGCCAAACTCGGCCGCCTGAAAATCCCTTTCCGCATCGGCCTCCTGCAGGGCGGCGAATGGAGCGCGCCGTCTGGGTTGAGCCGAAATCCCAAATTTCAGGGCTATGTCGTCTTTCTGATCAACCGCTGA